TCCGAGTTGACCTTGGTCAGGTTCCAATAGACTTCGCATTCGCCATTCGGGCCTGCACGAACCGAAAGGTTGACGTTTTCCGGCTTTGTCTGGGTCACCTCATAGGCGACCGTCGGCAGCTGGACCGGAACGGACTGCAACACCACCGGAACGGCGATCAGGAAGATGATCAGCAGCACCAGCATCACGTCGACGAGCGGCGTGGTGTTGATGTCGGACATCGGGACGTCGTCGTCGCCGCTGTCTTGGCCTACGCTCATTCCCATGGGCTTAAATTCCTAACTTCACGAGATCGTTCAACGGCTTACATGGCCGGCCCGAAGGTACTCCGGGCCGGCCCGAACGAAGCTTAGTTCGTGCGCTCCGACTGGGCGCCGGTCGAGGTCATACCGGTGCGCAGCGGCTCGCTTCCGCGCTGGGTCGGCGCGGCAGCGGTCTTGGTCTGGGCCTTCGGCGAGCCCGTGATCATCGTCGGCTTCACCGAACCATTCGAAGCCAGATAGCCGTGGACGTCGTTGGTGAAGGCGCCAAGGTCTTCCATAATCGTCTTGTTGCGGCGGATCAGCCAGTTGTAGGCGAGCACGGCCGGAACGGCGACGATAAGGCCGAGCGCGGTCATGATCAGCGCCTCGCCGACCGGGCCGGCGACGGTGGTGATCGAAGCGTCACCGGTCGCACCGATCTTGATCAGCGCACGGTAGATGCCGACGACGGTACCGAACAGACCGATGAACGGCGCGGTGGAACCGACGGTCGCGAGGAAGGCCAGGCCTTCACCCAGACGGGCGCCGATCGCACCCTGCGAACGCGCGAGACCGCCGGCAACCCACTCATGCTGGTCGACCGGATCGGTCAGCTTGCTGTGCTGGTCCTGGGCAAGCAAAGCGTCGTCGACGATCGCACGATAAGCGCTGCGCTGGTCGAGCTTGGTCGAAGCTTCGCGAAGGTTCGCCGAGTTCCAGAAACTCGCACGGACCTTCTTGCCCTGATTGATGATCTTCTGCTGCTGCATCAGCTTCGTGAACAAGATGTAAAAGCTGAAGATCGACATGGAGATCAGGATGATGAAGGTGGCCCACGAAATGATGCCGCCTTCATGAAGGGCGTTGAGAAGC
The window above is part of the Sphingomonas sp. HDW15A genome. Proteins encoded here:
- a CDS encoding biopolymer transporter ExbD translates to MGMSVGQDSGDDDVPMSDINTTPLVDVMLVLLIIFLIAVPVVLQSVPVQLPTVAYEVTQTKPENVNLSVRAGPNGECEVYWNLTKVNSDELLERAVKQLEDLIAKVGGVENVTEENMPEAHIRGDINTPYRCIGGAVFAMQRAGFARVGFISQPNPLVNQ
- a CDS encoding MotA/TolQ/ExbB proton channel family protein, encoding MATPAAAAPAGQEFGLLNALHEGGIISWATFIILISMSIFSFYILFTKLMQQQKIINQGKKVRASFWNSANLREASTKLDQRSAYRAIVDDALLAQDQHSKLTDPVDQHEWVAGGLARSQGAIGARLGEGLAFLATVGSTAPFIGLFGTVVGIYRALIKIGATGDASITTVAGPVGEALIMTALGLIVAVPAVLAYNWLIRRNKTIMEDLGAFTNDVHGYLASNGSVKPTMITGSPKAQTKTAAAPTQRGSEPLRTGMTSTGAQSERTN